The Polynucleobacter sp. HIN7 genomic interval TTGCTGACGACTGACAGTAATTACTCCACCATGCTGACTGACACTACGCGGGCAGAGATTATGGTGTTTCGGGATCGAGTAGAAACCCAAAACTCTCTGATTAATGGTATTTACTACACCATGGGCGGAATTAGCATTGAACAGCAAGTCATGGAGCGGCTAAGCATTGTATTGTTCGGGGGCAATCTCTACTTCTCAGACACCAATACCCGCCCCACCCTGCGTGCCAGAATCATTTACGATCTGATTCCCGATTACGGCATTACAGCGCAGTTGCGATACCGCCAGTATCGCGATACCAATACCAATGTCGCGAACAACTACTTCAACCCAGATAGTTATAACGAATCCATGGTAGCCTTGGGGATGCGTCAGCGTATCCAAGGCTGGATGATCAATGGCACTGCTGGTGTAGGGCAGCAAAGCATTGATCAAGGCCCCAGTACAACTACACAACTCTATGAGTTAGCGCTCACGAGCCCTGTCAATGCGAATGATGTATTCTTACGAACAAAAGCAGGATATGGCAAATCAGCGGGCTTTTTGGGCCCCAATTATTTTTACCGCTACTTTATGGCTGAACTGATTTTCCCTTTTTAAGAATGGTAGCGAGACAATGAACGACGATATTGAAAAAATCTATGCCAAATTAGTGGCACATGAGACTGAGATCATTAACCTGCGCAAAGGCTACATGATCGTTAATGAGCGCTATACCAAAGCACTTGCCTCTCTGAAAGAACTAACCAGCAGTGCTGCTGAAGCTGCCAAGAAAGCTTGCTTAGCAGCCGAACATGCCAAAGGCGCGACCGAGCGCTGTGCCAATGCCGCTAGAGAGGCAGCCAGTCAATCGGTCATTGCTGCGGCTGAAGCGGCGGCCGAGGCTGCCAAGTTCTCAGCGGAGGCGGCTATTCAAGCAGCCGCTGCAGCATCCTCGGCAGCAGCAGCGGCGGCGGCTGCAGTTGCCCATCAAGCAGAGGCTTCATCGCTTCAGGCATCGGCTGAGGCAGCATCGGCAACAAAGCGTGCAGCTGAAGCGGCAGCTGAAGCAGTCAAGCTGGCTAACTTGGCATCTGACTCTGCAAAATCCCTTCGCCCCTAAAGCAATTCTTAGGTACATTTTTTGATTACCTCAGGCCCAAAAGGCCTTAATTTGAGCAGCCTCTCTCTTGGACCGCTCATAGCCAGCTCGCAGAGCGGGTTGAATTTGACGAGGATCCGTTAGGTTTATCCCATCTGGCGCTCCCGCCACAATCCATTTCACTATGGTGCCAACACTCTCAATATCTTTGATATTTTGTGCCATCGGATGCGGAATCTTTGTCAGAATGGGGCCTGTTACACCATCGGTAAGAGTAATCACTAGAGCACGTTTTGATCCGGCCACTACATCAACATGGGCTGGATTGGAGCACATTCCACCATCCATACCGTAACGCTGGCCAAGTAAAGTGGGTCCCACGATTCCGGGGAGCGAGCTACTCGCTGCCACGGCATGAGCCAATGCAATCTTATTCTTTCGAGCACTAGCTTGACCAACAATTAGCCGTTCACCGGTATAGCAATCAATCGATGATGTGAACATTTTGGGTGTTGGCCAATCTGTTTTACTATCCCCCGTGAGTAATGCCGCTAGGGCTTCAACTCGGGATCCATTCAAACGGTTATCGGCTGCCAGTGCAGCTCGTCCAATGACTTGCCTTGTTTCAATGCTGCCATCGGTTGCACTCATATTGATTTCCATCGCTCTGAGCTGACTTGCGTTGGGGTTAGTCGTTGGCGCAAGTTTGGCAAAAATCTTCGGAAATTCACCAAAGAAATCCATTTCAGAGCGTAAGCGTTTGAAGTGCCCTGACAACAGCGATGAGCCCATGTAGGAACCAGCCGAGGTTCCCACCACCATTTGAGGTAAGCCGGCCATATCAAGGCCGGCTTCCATTAGGCCGTGAAAGAATCCGCAGTACCAGGCAATGTAATACTCCCCACCACCACCCAATACCATCGTACGATCCAAGCCTTTGGCAAGTAGTGAAACCTTAGGTGTCGTAGCAATTGGAATTGACAAACCATCGTTACCAAAGATCTTCTCTGAGATCTGTTCAGCTCTTTTTGCTAAGCCCTGTGCATGAGCAGTAGATAAATAGGAAGCACTCGCAAGTGCAGGGGCCGCTAG includes:
- a CDS encoding patatin-like phospholipase family protein encodes the protein MQRRTFLKISSLAAPALASASYLSTAHAQGLAKRAEQISEKIFGNDGLSIPIATTPKVSLLAKGLDRTMVLGGGGEYYIAWYCGFFHGLMEAGLDMAGLPQMVVGTSAGSYMGSSLLSGHFKRLRSEMDFFGEFPKIFAKLAPTTNPNASQLRAMEINMSATDGSIETRQVIGRAALAADNRLNGSRVEALAALLTGDSKTDWPTPKMFTSSIDCYTGERLIVGQASARKNKIALAHAVAASSSLPGIVGPTLLGQRYGMDGGMCSNPAHVDVVAGSKRALVITLTDGVTGPILTKIPHPMAQNIKDIESVGTIVKWIVAGAPDGINLTDPRQIQPALRAGYERSKREAAQIKAFWA